In Oreochromis aureus strain Israel breed Guangdong linkage group 20, ZZ_aureus, whole genome shotgun sequence, the following are encoded in one genomic region:
- the LOC116317204 gene encoding thyrotropin-releasing hormone receptor yields the protein MENNTTTFQDVSRVVNLTEMPLNPLEEQVITIFLTMLICGVGIAGNIMVVLVVLRTKHMVTPTNCYLVSLAVADLIVLLAAGLPNISDVVAFWIYGYTGCLCITYLQYLGINVSSCSITAFTIERYIAICHSIKAQFLCTVSRAKRIIAGVWIFTSLYCTMWFFLVDTDETVYTNGVVVTCGYRVSRSLYMPIYFLDFTLFYVIPLIVATVLYGLIARILFMSPLPSHLNDRAGGGSVHQGHSSTTNKANKGAVSARKQITKMLAVVVILFALLWMPYRTLVVVNSFIDPPYHNTWFLLFCRMCIYTNSAINPIIYNLMSQKFRVAFKKLCKCPWGHREAEYNVPMYYSVMKNSTHECNEPVTEQEEVSYHITHRSNMTDDEALSISS from the exons ATGGAGAACAACACAACCACCTTTCAGGATGTCAGTCGGGTTGTAAATCTGACAGAAATGCCTCTGAACCCTCTTGAAGAACAAGTCATAACGATATTTTTGACCATGCTCATTTGTGGAGTTGGGATTGCTGGGAATATCATGGTGGTGCTGGTTGTTCTGCGCACTAAACACATGGTGACCCCGACTAACTGTTACCTTGTCAGCTTGGCTGTCGCAGACCTCATTGTGCTCCTGGCTGCAGGCCTGCCTAATATCTCTGATGTTGTAGCCTTCTGGATATATGGCTACACAGGATGCTTGTGTATAACTTATCTTCAGTACCTGGGCATCAACGTGTCATCCTGCTCCATCACAGCGTTCACTATTGAACGATACATTGCTATTTGTCACTCCATAAAGGCACAGTTCCTATGTACTGTTTCCCGAGCCAAGAGAATCATAGCTGGAGTGTGGATTTTTACCTCGCTCTACTGCACGATGTGGTTCTTTTTAGTGGACACAGATGAAACCGTCTATACCAACGGGGTGGTCGTCACCTGTGGCTACCGTGTCTCCAGAAGCCTCTACATGCCAATTTATTTCCTGGACTTCACTCTGTTTTACGTGATCCCTCTCATTGTGGCCACTGTGCTGTATGGGCTCATTGCCAGGATTTTGTTCATGAGCCCTCTGCCTTCGCATCTCAACGACCGAGCCGGAGGCGGGTCAGTTCACCAGGGGCACTCCAGTACCACCAACAAGGCCAACAAGGGTGCAGTCTCTGCAAGAAAACAG ATAACAAAGATGCTGGCTGTTGTGGTCATCCTGTTCGCCCTGCTCTGGATGCCTTACCGAACGCTAGTAGTGGTCAACTCCTTCATTGACCCGCCGTACCACAACACCTGGTTCCTGCTCTTCTGCCGGATGTGCATCTACACCAACAGTGCCATCAACCCCATCATTTATAACCTCATGTCTCAGAAGTTTCGTGTTGCATTCAAAAAGCTCTGCAAGTGCCCCTGGGGCCACAGGGAGGCCGAGTACAATGTGCCGATGTATTACAGTGTGATGAAGAATTCAACCCATGAGTGCAATGAACCGGTCACAGAGCAAGAAGAAGTCAGTTATCACATCACCCACAGGTCCAACATGACAGATGATGAAGCTCTCAGCATTTCTTCGTGA